tttagttgttttgcaaaaaatatagaaaaacaaatataattaaaattattaagaagtttatatatttttaaattatttaatttttacattaaagagttaaattagtatataaaaataatttttatttgttattcatttttttcctattttctttttcttatatttaccCTTAAATTATCTCTAACCTATGTGCCTATTCTTCAGATGGTTTACCTTACCACGTTTATGTTTGGACTccaaatgaaaatagaaagagaATTATCTCAAATATCGACACCTGTCCATTCCAGTAAGAATTTTACTTGAAAGAGTTACTCGGTTGGTGATTGGAGGTCCCAGAAGTAGACTACCCCACCCAAAACCAAACTCGAAAGACCCGCACAGTGGGTCCCAAATCTGAATCCATATCTGGAACTGGACCAATCCCAAAGCCCAAAAAACACAATCCACCATCTGATCCAGAGTCAGGGCCCATTAAATATCAATCAATCTAATATTTACTCACAACCTCATCTTAAGCGAATTGTCCCCAAAAGATGATAAGATCGAATCACAACCGTCGATTTCTCTAAAATCCATAAATGTACACCTCTTAATTTTCCCTGCAAACCTCTCGCCGTTGGCCCTCCTCAGTTTCCATGTGAGCGCCCTTTCTAGAGAGACAAAGAAAAGGGGTAATGTTTGTGTGATGAGAGTGGCCTTCCACGTGACCCTCCCTGCAGATGAGGCTGACCGAAtattctctctcctctctttctctctctctctcactggTAGTTGAAGATTTTAAAGCAtcaaagcaaagaaaagaaaatttaatgaaaCTTCCTCTGAGAAAATTACaaagaaagtgaaggaaaatgaaattgaaaaacgcaaaagaaaaaaaaaagggggagacTTTGATAACATCGAACTAGACAGTACTATCTGGTGATCTGGTTATGATGGTGATGATAACACGAGATGTCGACACGTATTGTCGTGACGTCAGCAGACCTCGAAGTCGTGGTGGTGATGGTAGagctgttgttgttgttgttgctgttgCCGGAGGATTTCCTTCTGGCGACGGAGCTCCATCACCTTGCGGTGCGAGTTCGAGTGCTGAGTCAGCACAAACGTTGGACTCGCTGCCGGTCGGTACTCCGGAACCAGTCGGCCTGACTTGTAACGCACGCCGCACGCGTTGCATAGTGTTTTTGGACCTAGAGGACCCGTGCGCCACTGTGGCGTTTTCTCCGAAGCGCAGTGCGTGCACTTACGCGCTCCCGTGGGCGACGATGCCGGCGACGAGGACGAGGATCTCTCTCCGCTAATCACAGATGATGACGATGAGCTTTCTTTCTTTACAATACTGTTTTTGTTGCTATTCATCTTTGATTTCCCGATCATCGGAATCTCAGATTCCGGCAACGAAGTCCATACTTTGTTCGTCGACGATGCTCTGGACCGCTTACTACGTGTCCGCCCTGGAAATGATGAGTCAGGCCGGGCCATTACGGTTCCGGCGAGTTCATTCTCCGGAAAATCCGCAAATGAGTCGTCCACGAAGTTCGAAAGCCACTCGAGCTCAGCAACATCATCACTCtacaaaccaaagaaaaaaccaCCAAACCACAACaaaaatcacacaaaattcccccaaaaaaatgaaagaaaagaaaaaggtaggACATAAGGTCTTGTTTTGAGGGAGTAGCGTAATGCTCACAGGAACACAGAGGTCGTCAGTGAAATCAGCAGAATGAAAAGTATTAGACTGGTCGCGGTTGCCGGAGGCCGCCAAAGAGCGGTTGCCGGAGGCTATCTCCGGCGGAGGGAGATTGCCGGAATCGGTGGTAGTGGAGGAGAAGAGTTCGTCATTAGTAAAGTCGAGTAGGTCATCGATACGAAAAAAGTCGGACGTCTGTAGACCGTACAAGTCCATCCCCAGCAAGTTCTCTCCCctagaataagaagaagaagaagaagaagcagagaaAGTAGCAAAGTAATAGTAGTGGGTAGTAATAGTAGCAGTGGAAGTAGGCGGGGGGCTCCCTCTCTCTAGAGTCTGAGCTCAGCCTGTATAGCTGAGGAGTGATAGAGAGAGGACTGGAGAGAGGGGGTGGGGGTAGGGGCAGAGGAACGCGCAGCGAGTGTGAGCATGCAGTGAGTGAAAGACTAGACTCTCACAATACCTAAATATATAACTCccattaatattaaatattaaggtgTAGGTGCATGCAAGTGCATGGtttgtttgtttcatttattaataGACAAATGGCTTGACATGCATTCACTTATCACTTATGTGgcctccccctccccctctccctcctcctcctcctcctcccctCCCCCTCTCCCTTTTCACTTCCCCCTCTTTCTCACCTTTTTCCCTTCCCTTTTCctccaaattcaattttattttacacccatattttaattttatttttacatgtaaCATCCCTTCAAATAAGGAAGAGTTTGTGGTTGcccttttttttcctaatttctgaaaaattaaacaaaaccgAATTGACTTTTTGGTAGAAGAAAAGCGgaataaaaaccaaatcaaaatcaaatttgttttaatttgggGGGTTAGTTTAAAAtgtattgaaatttttaatccagaatttaataaatacataaaaattaatttcatcatAATCTAATAATAATCAATTTCCCTAACCGattctaaaaaaatacataataaaaaatataaaaatttatcacatatataaataataaaaatattgacaGGTATTcatgtgaaaaataaattattctttaagttaaaaaatgaaaaatagtagttttataaaattgagattatttcatccattttaatcgATTAATccagttttaaaaataatttttcaagaccataaatctctatttttttatatgaattctaataatttatgaatttttttattttttaaatatatatattcaatcaCATCGTTATCTCAGCTTGTTATTACAAGTATTTgcgaataataaaaattaattgaataatataaaaataaaaaagccatttaattgaaaaataattcagaATTTGCATCTTTGTACAATACTATACATTACTCCACCTTCAATTTCCCCTTCTATGTCACACCATTGTTTCCTATTATTAGTGTAATCATGAATACATTATATATCGCCAAACCCATTTGCCGAACTTTTTTTCATAGTCTCCAATTCTCTCAATTACATCCATATCCTTTTTTTCTTAGTCTTTTGACTATGCAcaaccttattttattttatttatcaataaaaagaaaatatttttatgaaaatatacactaattttctcaaaaaaaaaaaaaaaaattgtttgaagtttttaaatataagaaatattttcttaaaatatttttaattgacaTTTTCAATGTGAGTTTCTACTTTGAAAATCAgatttttcaaagtttcaaaatttcaaaataatcataaatgcaTAATATGATAATACCTCCATGTGTGATGATTaagattttttctaattatacaCAAACCACCATCATTTCATAGTTGAAAGTTGAAAAGGAGCTGTGAGAATATTCATGATTTCGATTAACATTTTTCAGATCCCACCAAATCACAGGATAAAAAGATGTGGtggaaaatgattgaaaatgaactttttcttttccccctaaaatgatattaacaaaaatattttaaaaattctataaaagattataatgaaaaaaaatgaaaaaaaataaaaattagaaaaataactatatatttaacatttctcttagaaaaaaaaaatacaaacaagcAAAAATTCCAAGCAAGAGATAAAACCCTTCAAATGgtgttaaatattttgacatatGAGCTACCAccactttttactttttttttttggtaccataaatgatacaaaataaaaatatcttgaaTTTGTACACCTAtgttttaactattttaaaaactaaaaaaataaaaaataattatatacatttattcaaaaaataaaaaaagggtaaGTATATAacaagtttaaatttttttaggttatatttaattcctgaaaaaattgaggaaaaatatcgggatatatttagttcctaaaaaatttaaagaaaaatataaaggaaaggaaatagGGAGGAcaagcaaaaggaaaaataaataaataaaaagaaataaaaatatttaaaatcaataaattatttttatataatatttcaaacttatttaacttattttaactgtttaatataaaaaattaaataattttaaaatgcataagtttcttaactaattttaattatgtttgattttatttaatatttttttatagtccAACTTAATCGGAGAAAATAATTTCCcttaatatttgttttctttcattagtaatttttatttttacaatttttgaaTATTCATTAGGCATACTTACtaaataatagtaaaatataaGTGAATTGTGTgttgagttattattttaaatttcttttattaaatttgggaattaaaagaattttcatCCTTTACCTAGttaatttttgttatcaaattttaaaaattgttgaaaatgatttcaaataaaaattgaaaaatagaagTAATACCAACAttcctttatattttagaatctctaatttatttttaatcattaacgttccataaaatcaatattatttaccCGATATAAGaataaatagattattttttaacagATAAGTTTAAGTAATGTTTTGTCCATTTTCACCTTCTATCCCACCCCATTTagcatatttaaaataaaattttattttttataaaataaattataaaattttatcatattcatttccttgtgaaataatattattttgaatataattacaattcaaagttaaatatatataaataaaaggacAGGAGGGGCAAAGATGATAAGTGGGTATGGGAAATTCTCAACCCTTTCCTACCATgccctatttaattttataaaatggatttaaataattatgataCGGTGACCCGTCTCGAACCGACACGTTTTCATGcctaatatgatattttttttttaaaaaaaccttcaTTTCTTTATTGCTTGCTTTGCTCTACTTCGAACCTCttcattttcatatcttttattttttaatttcatttttgttttgtctttGATTAATGGTGCAAACTTTAGGATTTTCCACAGCTTCATAGATTACAAAATGCAGGCATGTGAAGTatgaagaaaaagtaaaat
The sequence above is drawn from the Vitis riparia cultivar Riparia Gloire de Montpellier isolate 1030 chromosome 15, EGFV_Vit.rip_1.0, whole genome shotgun sequence genome and encodes:
- the LOC117931666 gene encoding GATA transcription factor 2-like; translation: MDLYGLQTSDFFRIDDLLDFTNDELFSSTTTDSGNLPPPEIASGNRSLAASGNRDQSNTFHSADFTDDLCVPSDDVAELEWLSNFVDDSFADFPENELAGTVMARPDSSFPGRTRSKRSRASSTNKVWTSLPESEIPMIGKSKMNSNKNSIVKKESSSSSSVISGERSSSSSPASSPTGARKCTHCASEKTPQWRTGPLGPKTLCNACGVRYKSGRLVPEYRPAASPTFVLTQHSNSHRKVMELRRQKEILRQQQQQQQQLYHHHHDFEVC